CAGATCCACGGGCTGCACGGCCTCAATGCGATAGTGTTCACGAAGCAGCTTTAGGTCGCGCGCCTGCGTTTGGGGATTGCAGCTTACGTACACCAAGCGCTCAGGCCGAAGCTGAGCAATGCGGCGCACCACTTGAGGATGCATACCGCCCCGGGGCGGATCGACAATGATCACATCAGGGCGACCGTGCATGCGCACAAACTCGGGCGTGAGCACCTGGAGCAGATCGCCAGCCACAAACGTGCAATTGGGGATATGGTTAGCCGCCGCATTGGCCCGGGCATTTTCTACTGCCGAAGCCACCAGTTCAACACCTACCACATGACGCACGTGCGGCGCGATGAAGATCGAAATGGTCCCTGTGCCGCAGTATAGATCGTAGACCAGATCCTCCGGTTTGACTTCGGCCAGCTCGCGCGTGACCTCATAGAGTCGCTCAGCCTGTTCGGTGTTGGTCTGGAAAAACGCCTCTGGCGCAATTTCAAACTGAAACGGGCCAATCTTATCATGAATGACTCCTGGGCCAAAGAGGATGTGCGTAGCTTCGCCGTAAGCAACCTGCGCAGGGCTGGTGTTGATGGTATTCACCAGTGTGGTGACTTCGGGAAAGCGTTGCTGCACGAAAGCCTTCAATTCGGCCATGCGGACTGTGTCGTAGCGGCTGGTGATGAGGTTGACCATCACTTCGCCAGTTCGGGTGCCGGTGCGGACAACCAGATGGCGCAAGTAGCCCGTGTGGCGACGGATGTCCCAGGGCTCCCAATGTTGTTCTTTGAAAAAGGTCCGCAGGGCATTAAGCAGGCGGACGGTGATCGGTTCAGGTAAGTGGCACTCTTCCAGATCGATGACTTTGTAGAAGTTGTTGGGCACGTGCAATCCTACAGCGAAGTGGCGGTCGAGCGGTTGCTGGCTAGCGATTTCCTCAGGTGTGAGCCAGCGCTCGGTGCTAAAGGAAAACTCCATTTTATTGCGGTAGCCGTAAATGCGTGGTGAAGGTAGGGTTGGGCGCACCGCTACCCCATCGAAGCCGCCGTGATGCACAAGCGCTTCATAGACGCGCTGTCGCTTGGCTTCGAGCTGGGCCTCGTAGTGCACGTGCTGCCACTTGCAGCCGCCGCAGGTGCCAAAGTACCGGCAGCGGGGTGCTGTGCGCAGCGGGCTAGGCTCAAGCAGCTGGACGATACGCGCTTCAGCATAGCTGGCCTTGCGCTTGGTGACGCAAACGCGCACCCGGTCGCCCGGTACGCCGCTTTCGATAAAAAGCACATAGCCGTCTACGCGGGTGAGCGACTTCCCGCGGTCGGCAAACTTTTCGATGCGCAGCTCCAGTTCGTCGCCTTGATGCAGCACGTCTCGTTCAAGGAAGCAGCAAAACAGGGCAACAGTACCCCGCAAGAGGGGTGCAAGTTCAGTCTTAATCGGTGAGGAGCGAGGGCAGCTGCCGTTCAGCTTGTCGACCGGCTTCCAGCCACCATCGCAAGGCCTGGGGACGGTCGGCGCAGGCAGCTAGAACGCGCACCAGTTCGACCTGGCGTGCAGCCACGTAGCGTGCCAGCGCTTGTAGAACGTTGGCGCCTTGAGCTGGATGGCGCTTAAGCAGCAGTTTAAGATCAGGGCGAAAGAATCCTAGTACTTGGACGTCGGTTACGGCCTGAGCTGTTTCCAAGCGTCGAAATGCTCCTAGTAGGGCAAGATGACCACAGGTGTCGTATTCCCCTAGGCGGGCCAATTCGTGGGGTGTCCCCGCGGCGTCTATCAGCAGGCGGACGGTTCCTTGCAGGATGATGTACATGCCTAGCCCTGGATCGCCTTCGTAGTAGAGCACTTCTTGACAACGATAAGTGCGCTGATGCAAGAGCGGGATTAAGGTGCGCAGCGTGGCTTGCGGTAAGTATTGAAAAACAGGAACGCGGCGCAGCACGTAGAGCAATGCTCGGGTGCGTTCTGCCTCTTGCGGACGCGCGACATGCTGGTAAACGCGTTGCAGGCTGTGCCAAAGAGGATGTAGCATGACAGTTCCGCTAAAACGTATGGCCGATGCCAAAGTGCAACATTGGTCGATGCAAGCCGTCAGGGAGCAGGACGGTTCCCGTGCGTGCAGGATCGTGGATGCGGTAAGCCAGGTCTAGACGCACAATAAGATATTCCCAAGCTAGGCGTAAGCCTAACCCGCCGCTCCAGGCCAGCTCGCGATAAAAACGGTTGAAGCGAAAACGCCCGGCATCAGGGCCTGGATTTCGGGGGCCTAGCCACACGTTGCCGACGTCGGTGAATACAGCACCGATCCAGTCAGCTGCTAAAACGCGGTGCAGCATGCGTTGCCGTAGCTCTCCGCTGAGTTCAAGTTTGATTTCGCCGCCCAGCAGGTTAGCGCCGTCTACGTTATCCGCAAAGCGGACGCGCCCAGGGCCTAATCCGCGTAGCGACCAACCGCGGATGCTGGAGGCGCCCCCGCTGTAGAAGCGGCGGTCGAAAGGAATAACATCCGCTTGGCCTAAGGGCTGCGCCCATCCGGCCTGCAGTTTCCAGGCTAGGACCGTGCTTTGGTGTAAAGGACGGTATTGCCTTAAATCGACAGCCAGGCGCACATAAGGGCGGTATAGCAGCCGGTTCCCTGATGCGGCTTGCCGAAAGAAGGGCAGCCCAGGTAGCGTACCTTCATGCATCCCCGGCGTAAAAACGTAGCGGTCTAGGAGCTCCGACAGCAATGCTCCAGCCTCGAAGGTTAACTCGTAAATATAGCCTCGGTCCCGCAGCAGTGGGTTCAGCCGGGCAGCCTGGAGCGTATAGCGCAACGCGTCGTTAATCTGAGGTACAGTGTAGTCATCCAAAAGCTGGGCACGCTGGACGGGGTCCTCAATGGGACGCAGCACCTCATCGAGAAAAGCGGCGCGAAAACCGCTTAGCGTATCTGGGTTGCTCAGGCTAATGTCGATCAGGTCGATCAGGGAAGTAAGCGCGGCGGTGTGCTGGAGTTCAAGCCGAAAGCGGGCTGTACCCCGACCGCGAATTGCCAAGCGCAACGCATCTCGGCGAGCAGTAAGCCAGCTAAGCGAAAGCCGGGTACGGGCATCGTAAAGCCGTAGCCAGCGTTCAAGCCCGCCAAAAGGGGTTATGGCGTAGGGGTAAAGCAACGAGGCCGTGAGCTCAATCTGGGCTGAAGTGAGGAGCCCTTCTTCAAAGTTGCCTGCAATGGAGCCAGAGGTGCGTAGGCTGAACGTTTCGGCATTGCCCAACAGGTTGGCATTTTCGTAAGTCGCGGCTACACCGGTTCCGAGTTCATTTTCAGTGCCGGTTAGGGGGCCGCTGCGTTGCAGCATGAACGTCTCCAGGCGCAAGCGATGGCGGGGCCGCGTTGTTAGCGTGATCGCCAATGGCAGCCGTGGAGCAGCTTCGCCAAGAAGACGTGTTGTATCGGTCCATAGCGGAGCAAAGCGTACATAGGTAAACAGGCCTGTAGCCTCTAGCCGACGGCGCGCATTAAGCAGTTGCGCATAGCTGTACCACTGTCCAGGCTGTATGCGGAGCATGCGGATTAAGAACGCGGACTTGAGTCGACTTTCCTGGCGGCGGGTAATGATGGCGTGCCCTGCAGCAAGACTGTCGGCTATAGGAGGAAGCGCAAGCGTATCTCGGTCGAGGTGCAGTTCAGGCTCTGGTCCATCGACTTCAATGTACAAATCCCCTAGGCGATAGCGGGGGCCTGTACTTGCTTGCAGGATAAGGTCAAACGAGTCTGGGCGAGCAGGTATCACAATAGCACGGATCGAATCGCGCGTTACCGCGGCAAAACCCGCGTTCCAGAGGAATTCCATTAGATGCCGACGTTCTTCCAATAGGGTCAGCTCTGAGTAGCGTTGCGCTTGAGCGCGTCGGTGCAGTAGCTGCTGAGGATCAACAGGGCGATGGCGCAGTGCCGAGCGCTGCATCAACGTGCGTTGCTCAATGGGCGTCAGGTGTTCTAGTCCAGCGTAGGTAATTTGCCGCAAGAACGTCGGGGGTCCTTCGTGGATGCGAAACGTAATGCGCAGCAAGCCTGGCCGTAGTGTATCATACTGGGCCTCGACGCGGGCTTGCGGAAAGCCTTCCTGGTGGTAAAACAACGTGAGGCGCTCCAGGTCGGCAGCAACCAAGGCAGTGTCGTGATAGGCCGGGGGTTCACCGCTGGCCATCAGTGCCCGGCTGAGCGCACCACCCAGGCGGCCGGAGGCGCCCAGCTCATAAAGCCAAAGCCACCAAGTCAGGCCAGGGATGCCCAGAAACTCTCTGTTGGCCGTGGTGCGCACGTAAAGCCGTAGCGTTTCGTCAGAGAAAGCACGGTTACCTTCCAAGCGCACGTCATGGACCCGCCAGGGCAAAAAAATTTGCTGCTGGGTTTGTCCCCACGTGGGGAAGCTACCCAGCAGCCCCCAGCTAAATAACACAAGGACAAGCACGTAGCGTAGACAGGGAGAGGCCGGATGACCGACGGGCGTCGATGCGCCGTCTATTCTTCCTCGTAGTAGAAATCGTCGTCGGCCGTAGGATAATCCGGCCATATTTCTTCAATGCTCTCGTAAGGCTCCCCGTCGTCCTCCAGTTCCTTGAGGTTTTCGATTACCTCGATGGGTGCACCCGTACGCTCGGCGTAGTCAATGAGTTCATCGCGGGTGGCCGGCCAGGGTGCATCCTCCAGGTAGGAGGCCAACTCCAGTGTCCAGTACCCCATCGTCGGCACACAGGTTTGGTTAATAATATTCACACACTCCCTTGGGGCCAGCACAATAGCATACCGACCCGAAAAAAGCAAGAGGCTAATGGGCTGCCTTGGCCTTTTTCCCTATCGGCGAAAAAGGAAACGGGTTCCCAAAATGACACCGCAACAGAGAAATTTTTTTGTTCAGTCTAGCGAAATCGTAGACCGTTCAGCAGCCTCCAGCAAACGCTGGTATTCATGGGGTGTCATGCTGGGGGCCACAAACTGCAGTGGATTTAATGGCCGTCCTTGACGATCGCGAACTTCGTAGTGCAGATGAGGACCCGTAGAATAGCCCGAGTTTCCACTCAAAGCAATTTGATCGCCACGTTGCACTTTTTGTCCAGGACGCACGAGGATTCTGGAAAGGTGCCCGTAGAGCGTTTGGTATCCCGTAGCCGGATGATCCACGATGATGTAGTTGCCGTAGCCGCTGTTACGGCCAGTTTCGCGGACAACGCCATCGCCTGGGGCATAAACAGGAGATCCGTAAGGCAGAAGGATATCAATCCCCTCGTGGACCTTGCGGACGCGTAAAATGGGATGCAGACGCATGCCAAAGCCCGAAACCACAGGGCCATCTGCCGGCAGAAGCGCGGGCATCTGGCGGCGCCAAACTTCACGCCGTTCAGCCAACGTTAGCAATTCGCGGAAGCTAGCATTCTGCAGTGCAAGCTGGCGTTCCAAGGCGTCCAGTTTTTGCGAGGTTTCCCGCAGTAGGGTGGCAGTAGGTTTGCTAAAACGGTCAAAAGCCGCATAGGCATCGCTTCCGCCTATACCGACCTGGCGTACGTCTTCTGAGATTGGCTCTGCCTGGAGCAACGTGCGATAGAGCGATTGGTCGTGCGCCGCTAGCTCGTTGAGCCTGTCGGCAAACTGATCCAGTTTTTGCGTCATGCGGCGAAGCTGAGCCCGAAGGGCTTCGTTTTCAGCTTCTAAGGCCAGCTCACGGGGTGTAGCCAGCCGACCCCCGATCTGCCAAACGATCACGCCACCTATCCCTAGGATAAGCACCAAACCGATCAAGATCCAAAGCATGCGCCGGGACGAAGGCGGACGCACCTCGACAAACGAGCACGTGGCGTGATCGAAGTAATAGTAGCGATTTTTAGACATAACAACAGCCTACTTACACCACGGCATCGCACTGGCCTTCTTTGCCAAAAAAATCGTACCCGAAAAGCGCTATCTCTGGGGTCACCCGGCGGGGCTATGCCTTAGAAGGCCAAAACGTTCAGGAAAATACAGGCCTGATCCTTTTCTGTCAACAGGGGTTAAGTGGACAATGCGATAACTTTGGTTTCTTTTTTACGCATCGGTAAGTTTATTCGTAATCTTGCTCAAAGTACTCCGTTCCACGAAGCGGCACTGAAGAGGCCTTTTGACGGATGCGTTCACTCAAGCGACGGGCAAACACCTCAGCCGGGTCGTAGCCGTAATGGCGCAACAGGTGGTTCATGGCGATTACCTCGCAAAGTACAGTGATGTTTTTGCCCGGGGTAATTGGAACTTTGACCATAGGCAGCTCCACGTCCAACAGGCGATAGGTCTCTTCCACCATGTCGAGCCGGGTGTATTCTGCGGTAGGATCCCAAAGCTCCATTTTCACAACAATTTCAATGCGCTTCTGAAAGCGAATGGCCCTTACGCCAAACATGGCACGCACGTCAATAAGCCCTAGCCCCCGTACCTCCATAAAGTGCTGGACCAGGTCGGTGCCGGTGCCCATCAGTACGGTTTCTTCCTTTCGGGTGACAATCACAACGTCGTCAGCGACTAACCGGTGGCCGCGTTCGACCAAGTCGAGGGCTACCTCACTTTTGCCAATGCCCGGTTTACCGATAAGCAGCAGGCCAATGCCGTAGACGTCGACAAGCGATCCGTGGACAGCCGTCTGCGGTGCAAACTGATCATTCAGAAAGTCGCGGAGCAGGGCCATAAAGCGCGTTGAGGGTACCGGCGTGCGATAAATTGGCACTCCGGCTTCGGTGGCCATCTGCACCAGTTCGGGATCCAGTTCGTTGTTATCGGTAAGGAAAATGCATGGAATGGGGAACTGGAGCAAATTTTGGAAGGCCTTGCGTCGCTGTGCTGGGGACAAGTGGCGCAAATAGCGGTTTTCAGTGTTGCCCAGAATCTGAACGCGCTGGTAGGTAAACAGCTCTGTATAGCCTGCCAGGACTAGTCCAGGGCGGTTTAGTTCGCTTTCGACGACCAGGCGCAGCGTGTCGTCGGCTGCGTTAACCCGCTCGATAGGAAGGCCTACGGTCTTTTGGAGATGTTCGACCATGAAGGCCACCGTGATGGAGTCTTTGCGGTAGACTTTAAAGGGCTGGTAGGGCATGGCCGGCAAAAGGCTGGTGGTTAAGGCACCGGAATGTGGGCTAAGAGCTGTTGAACGATGTGATCGCTGGTGATGGACTCAGCTTCGGCTTCGTAAGTGAGCACCAGGCGATGGCGCAGCACGTCGGGGGCTACGGCGCGCACGTCTTCGGGGGTTACAAAGGCGCGGTGTTGAAGAAAGGCATGGGCACGTGCCGCTAGGTTTAAATAGATTGTAGCTCGGGGGGAAGCACCAAATTCCAGATAGGGGCGCAGCATGCTCAGCCCGTAGGCCTCTGGGTCACGTGTAGCTACGATGAGATCCACCATGTAGTGTTCCAGGCGTTCATCTACATAAAGCATGTTGAGTGCTTCTCGGGCGCGCAAAATGTCGTCTCCAGAGGCTATCGGCTGTACGACGGGTAGACCATTGGTACGGGCCATGCGGCGCATAATAGCCAGTTCTTCTTCGCGGCTAGGGTAGGGTACGTGAAGCTTGAGCATGAAACGATCCAGTTGTGCCTCGGGCAAGGGATAGGTCCCTTCTTGCTCAATGGGGTTTTGCGTGGCCAAAACTAAAAACGGTTCAGGCAGGCGAAAAGTGGTATCTCCCAAAGTGACCTGCCGTTCCTGCATGCTTTCCAGTAAGGCACTTTGCACTTTAGCCGGCGCGCGATTGATTTCATCGGCCAAAATTAAGTTGGCAAAAATTGGGCCTTTACGGATCGAAAAGGTTCCTTCCTTTTGATTGAAGTAAAGGGTGCCCAGCAGATCTGCTGGGAGTAAGTCGGGAGTGAACTGGATGCGCTGGAACGATAGTTTTAGCGCGCGGGCTAGGGTGCTGACGGTTAGGGTTTTGGCCAAGCCGG
This Rhodothermus bifroesti DNA region includes the following protein-coding sequences:
- the rlmD gene encoding 23S rRNA (uracil(1939)-C(5))-methyltransferase RlmD, with the protein product MLHQGDELELRIEKFADRGKSLTRVDGYVLFIESGVPGDRVRVCVTKRKASYAEARIVQLLEPSPLRTAPRCRYFGTCGGCKWQHVHYEAQLEAKRQRVYEALVHHGGFDGVAVRPTLPSPRIYGYRNKMEFSFSTERWLTPEEIASQQPLDRHFAVGLHVPNNFYKVIDLEECHLPEPITVRLLNALRTFFKEQHWEPWDIRRHTGYLRHLVVRTGTRTGEVMVNLITSRYDTVRMAELKAFVQQRFPEVTTLVNTINTSPAQVAYGEATHILFGPGVIHDKIGPFQFEIAPEAFFQTNTEQAERLYEVTRELAEVKPEDLVYDLYCGTGTISIFIAPHVRHVVGVELVASAVENARANAAANHIPNCTFVAGDLLQVLTPEFVRMHGRPDVIIVDPPRGGMHPQVVRRIAQLRPERLVYVSCNPQTQARDLKLLREHYRIEAVQPVDLFPHTDHVECVVALRACQA
- a CDS encoding Crp/Fnr family transcriptional regulator; amino-acid sequence: MLHPLWHSLQRVYQHVARPQEAERTRALLYVLRRVPVFQYLPQATLRTLIPLLHQRTYRCQEVLYYEGDPGLGMYIILQGTVRLLIDAAGTPHELARLGEYDTCGHLALLGAFRRLETAQAVTDVQVLGFFRPDLKLLLKRHPAQGANVLQALARYVAARQVELVRVLAACADRPQALRWWLEAGRQAERQLPSLLTD
- a CDS encoding BamA/TamA family outer membrane protein, which translates into the protein MPWRVHDVRLEGNRAFSDETLRLYVRTTANREFLGIPGLTWWLWLYELGASGRLGGALSRALMASGEPPAYHDTALVAADLERLTLFYHQEGFPQARVEAQYDTLRPGLLRITFRIHEGPPTFLRQITYAGLEHLTPIEQRTLMQRSALRHRPVDPQQLLHRRAQAQRYSELTLLEERRHLMEFLWNAGFAAVTRDSIRAIVIPARPDSFDLILQASTGPRYRLGDLYIEVDGPEPELHLDRDTLALPPIADSLAAGHAIITRRQESRLKSAFLIRMLRIQPGQWYSYAQLLNARRRLEATGLFTYVRFAPLWTDTTRLLGEAAPRLPLAITLTTRPRHRLRLETFMLQRSGPLTGTENELGTGVAATYENANLLGNAETFSLRTSGSIAGNFEEGLLTSAQIELTASLLYPYAITPFGGLERWLRLYDARTRLSLSWLTARRDALRLAIRGRGTARFRLELQHTAALTSLIDLIDISLSNPDTLSGFRAAFLDEVLRPIEDPVQRAQLLDDYTVPQINDALRYTLQAARLNPLLRDRGYIYELTFEAGALLSELLDRYVFTPGMHEGTLPGLPFFRQAASGNRLLYRPYVRLAVDLRQYRPLHQSTVLAWKLQAGWAQPLGQADVIPFDRRFYSGGASSIRGWSLRGLGPGRVRFADNVDGANLLGGEIKLELSGELRQRMLHRVLAADWIGAVFTDVGNVWLGPRNPGPDAGRFRFNRFYRELAWSGGLGLRLAWEYLIVRLDLAYRIHDPARTGTVLLPDGLHRPMLHFGIGHTF
- a CDS encoding DUF2795 domain-containing protein, which encodes MGYWTLELASYLEDAPWPATRDELIDYAERTGAPIEVIENLKELEDDGEPYESIEEIWPDYPTADDDFYYEEE
- a CDS encoding M23 family metallopeptidase encodes the protein MSKNRYYYFDHATCSFVEVRPPSSRRMLWILIGLVLILGIGGVIVWQIGGRLATPRELALEAENEALRAQLRRMTQKLDQFADRLNELAAHDQSLYRTLLQAEPISEDVRQVGIGGSDAYAAFDRFSKPTATLLRETSQKLDALERQLALQNASFRELLTLAERREVWRRQMPALLPADGPVVSGFGMRLHPILRVRKVHEGIDILLPYGSPVYAPGDGVVRETGRNSGYGNYIIVDHPATGYQTLYGHLSRILVRPGQKVQRGDQIALSGNSGYSTGPHLHYEVRDRQGRPLNPLQFVAPSMTPHEYQRLLEAAERSTISLD
- the hprK gene encoding HPr(Ser) kinase/phosphatase, giving the protein MPYQPFKVYRKDSITVAFMVEHLQKTVGLPIERVNAADDTLRLVVESELNRPGLVLAGYTELFTYQRVQILGNTENRYLRHLSPAQRRKAFQNLLQFPIPCIFLTDNNELDPELVQMATEAGVPIYRTPVPSTRFMALLRDFLNDQFAPQTAVHGSLVDVYGIGLLLIGKPGIGKSEVALDLVERGHRLVADDVVIVTRKEETVLMGTGTDLVQHFMEVRGLGLIDVRAMFGVRAIRFQKRIEIVVKMELWDPTAEYTRLDMVEETYRLLDVELPMVKVPITPGKNITVLCEVIAMNHLLRHYGYDPAEVFARRLSERIRQKASSVPLRGTEYFEQDYE
- a CDS encoding AAA family ATPase; protein product: MSAFDLARVHTHIEHTSAFLDALRTEIGRVIVGQHYLIDRLLIGLLCGGHVLLEGVPGLAKTLTVSTLARALKLSFQRIQFTPDLLPADLLGTLYFNQKEGTFSIRKGPIFANLILADEINRAPAKVQSALLESMQERQVTLGDTTFRLPEPFLVLATQNPIEQEGTYPLPEAQLDRFMLKLHVPYPSREEELAIMRRMARTNGLPVVQPIASGDDILRAREALNMLYVDERLEHYMVDLIVATRDPEAYGLSMLRPYLEFGASPRATIYLNLAARAHAFLQHRAFVTPEDVRAVAPDVLRHRLVLTYEAEAESITSDHIVQQLLAHIPVP